CAGATAATCAACAGCTATCATGCCATAATCCAGAATTATCCGGTTGACTCTGCCAGCCAGGCTCCTGCAGACCGAATTCAAAATTGGGGAGATAGTCCTGCGGCAAATCAAGATACTGCGCTGACCATTGCATGGTGTCTGATATCTCGCTTGGCCATTGTTGCCACAAGTTCAGGTCACCGGGGGGATTCCCCAGTTTGCTGGAACTTGATGTGATTGCACTCTTAACACTGGTCTGGGCAGGCTCGTTCTCAACTCGCCGAACTGTACCGATTAGCAGAGGCTATGTGATTGTATGAAGGTATCCGTGCCTTTGGATTTCACTTTTAGCTGCTGCAGACTCTTCAGCATGGACTTGGCGCAGAAGGCAGCCTTCGAGTTTGTACTTAAGGCTTCGAATACCTTTAGACATGTTTCGGCGTCTTCGTCGAATGTCTTGGTTCGCAGTTCTGAAGATGTAGATGCAGGGCTGGGCTCGAAGAAGGTCGCTGCAACGACGAGAATCGAGCTGGCGCATATCAAGCACGATATCATCTGCCACCATGGGAAATCGTGGACCAGGCTCCTTTCATCGGGGATGTTGTGTAGGAGGTGCGCCATTTCCTGTGCTTCTGTGATGCAGATCAACTCGGCCTCGTCGATTCTGGAGCGGTTGTGTTGGAATAGCTCCCCGAATAGACGGCTGCTTTGGTGTAGACGTGACATACATAGGAATGGTCTGTGGATTAGAGCGCGCAGGTGGTGATATTTGATAGCGAACATGTTCCGCTGTGAGAACAGTTAGTTTGTGCCTTTGTGTTCTGGGCCGACTTACCTGGCGTCGAAAGACGAGGGATCTCTCGAGGGTATGCCCAAGATCGAATCGCAGAtggtgaggaagatggtcTTTCCACTGGACAAGATCCCAGTCGAGAGAGGCAGTGCTGAATAGCAGCTTCTTTGAGGACAGCTCTGCTTCAACTGGTTGATAGAGCTCTGTGTTCACGCGGCCGACAATGTGGGAGAACTCGATCAGCGAGAGAAAGTAGTCCATTGACGACGCAACGCCTGGTTCATCTGAGTATTGTGAATTGATGCGGCGAATATCTTCTGCCCTCGATGCGAGCTCGACGTGGAAGTCGGCTTGCTGAATCCCTACAGGGCGGCCCAGTTGAAGTGCAAGAAGCCGGTCTAGGATGTAGAGCGAGAACCATACTCTGCGTCGTTCTTCTTGTACCTGTGGATTTATTTCCTCAACAGTGCCCCATTGTGATGCTCCTACGTGTAAGCCCAGGCTTTGGGCCATGCGGATGGCAAGGCCTAGGATGTTCCAGGCCCTTTCGCAAGACATTAGCATCAATGATAAACAATAACAAGGAACCATACCGATCTGTCTGGCATGTGGCCAGTAGATAGAAACACTGAGTCAGAATAAGCGACACATTCTGCAGCGAAGAGTTGCTGTACATCTCATCGAAGAACAAGAGGCCCTGGGCAAAGTACTGCTGATGCGGTATATCGTCAAGGCGGGCGGACTCCGTGAGAGAGGTATAGCAAGCACCGATAGCGAAGAGAAAGCCTTGAGAAATAGGTTCGCAATAAATCCTGGTATCAACTTTGGGGTCGACATACTCAACTGCGCAGTCCAGGATGGATCTATGTCACTGGCGCCATCGGCAGATATTCTCTCCAGTCGCTCTTCCACTGTGGATCGACTGAGAAATGGGAATGCACAATGAATAGTAGAGAAGAAGATGTCAAGATACTGGTGGCACAGTTTGGCAGAGGGCAGCTTGAGCGGCTTACGGATTCGGGGGATCCCTCGCAATGAATCAGGCTGGTCGTACCGTTCTGTGTCAGGGCGGTATTTCGAGGTTTCCAGGTTTGCGCTCATGGCATGTTTGATCGTATTGAAGAAGTGCGTGTCGCTGGCAGTGCCGACGTATGTATGAGTGCTCAGAGGAAGATTCGATTCCGACGCTTGGGGCTCGTTGCTGGACGAGAATCGCAGAGGGAGATGGCTTTGGATATACGCATGGGATGCCTCTATGTCTGACCGCTGGCGCTCGTCCAGTCTCTCTTTCAGATTCATGACCAGCGCCTCGTAGGACGCGACTATAGACCGGAGAGTGGTCTGGTCGATGACCCTGGATCCCCCTGGCTGCAGACTCGAGCGACTCCTACTGCTGGACCACACACAGGTGAAGCCATAGCCCGTGCAACGTCCGCACACGGGCTGCTGCCCATCGCACTATAAGAAGTGAATATTATACCAAGCAGGATGGGAAGGGCTGTGGTGACCTTTGCCTTGAGTATGCGACATTTCTCGCACGCTTTGGAAACCCGCTGCCTCTTGAGACTCTTTTCGTCGACCATAATGATTAATGGAATAGACCGACCGGGAAAGCACTCACTAcatttattagttaatatatttcttgttTATTATGCGTTATTATTCCCCAGTGCCCCATAGACGGTCTGAGCAGGGCAATCCCACCTGACCAACTGCCGACCAGCTGCTAACCAGACAGGCCTGCAGTTTACGTAAAACAGTCCCAGTCTTTAGCAGAATAAGCGACGGATCGAACGGAGCAATGGAATCGCTGACTGGTGCGAAGGCAGCTATAAGACGCCTGTTAAGCCTGGACTGATCCGGATCCACGGACCGGCCGGGTCGCTTGTTCGGATTCTAAAGCATAACGAGAGTTTGATCGTCGAGGTCATCACTTAGTTAAGAGTCTCAGTTATAGTCCAGTTACAGTCAAGTTATATAATGATACTTTGCCCCAGACAGTAGAAATGTTCAACTTTTGTACAGAATGGGCCGACGTACGGATTCAGAGTCTGCGCATTCCCAGGACACTCTTGAGCGCAAGAGAACAGCCAAAGCATGCGACAGGTGTCGattgaagaaaacaaaggtACGATCCAAGACACTTGGTGGCAACATCGTTAAATGGATTTTGCAGTGCAGAGGGAGTCAGCCGTGTGACCGATGTACGTTAGACAACGCGATATGTACATTCGATCGCTCACGCAAGGTCTGCCAGAGAACATATCCCAAGGGGTGAGTTGCTGCTCTCGGTCTCCTGCTGCCACTAACTATCGCGGTAGCTACGTTGAGTTACTGGAGAAACAGCAAGACGTTCTTGTTTGCGGTCTCCAGAAATTGTATGCCATTGCATGCGATGGAGGACTACGAACGAAGCCGGTAGAGAACACGCAGGATGGACGCCCTCTCACTACGGATATTCTTTCCTGGCTGGGAGAGTTCGACACAGGCAAGCAGAGTCCTTTCTGTGACACAGAAGGTCTGAAGCAGTTGATATTGGACCAAGGGAATTCTACCTCAACTACAGCTGAAGACTTCGAGTGGACCAGCGAGTTGAGTTGCAGTGTGCAATATCGTACAGACGAAGACGCGATGGCCAAAACTGTCGAAGTGCCAGATTATGATAGCGAGAGCATGTCCTTTACCGACGGCTTTTACTGCGACCCAGGCATGGACTTGGGGATGGACTGGGATCGTGAATTATTCTGGCCATCTAATAGCTTGACCTGATAGTCAAAAGGTCAACATTGCAAAGGCATTCCTTCGTTAATGCGGCAAATCTCCCATATGTACATAGTTGAGGATAGCCTAATAGATATCCATATGAAAGCCTTCAATCGTAGACCCCGATGATCTCGCCAACTACGCTACGATAGAGGCCCTTTGGGTCGAACTTCTCTCGAACGGCCTTGAAGCGAGCAAGATGCTGGTATTGTTAGCAGGCGCCCTCGGATGGACAGTGATGATAGTGACACTTACGTCTTTATCCAGATTGATTTTGGCCAGTTCAAACACCTCTCGGGTGTTTTTGGTCCAATGTGGACGGCAGGGGAACTCCTTGACCAGGGCCTTTACAAAGGTTTCGTCTGACCTTGTTAGAGATGTTATTATGAGGCGCCAGGAACACTTACAGAACGGCTCGTTGAAGCGAGATCCATCCCCAACGCTCGGCTTGTAGCTGGGAAAGTCGAACATGATCGCGCCCTTTGTCCAGTCTGCGCCGTCAGAGGTGTTGTAAGTGACCTGGCCCAGCAAATCAAAGTACGGACGGCCGAacttgatgttgatgccgCTGCGGTAGGTCGATGTCATGACGAGGCCCTTCTTGAGCTCGTCGTCAAACAGCTCGCGGGCGCGTTTCAACACAGCATTCGCCTGGGTGACTGGGAAGGCGAGCTCGAGGGTGTCTCCATTCAGACCGTGCTCCCATACCGGCTTCTGGTCGGGATAGAGGCCGCCGATGAGGACATCGTAGTTCCATCCGTATACAGGCCATTCGCTGATGTCCTTGTTGGTCGTCTTCTCGCGGAAGTTGGGAGACTCCCACTGCCCAAAGAGGATTTCCTCTGCCAGCATATTGGACGTGGCCAGGTATTTACCGCTATTCCAGAGAGCCTTGATTGCAGAGGCCTCGAGAGGTGTGACGGAGAAGGTGTTTTGGAAGCCTTGCTGCTCGTTGATATCGTTGTCAACGACGTCGTAGTATCGCCAGTGGAACTTTCTCTTATACGGCCACCACTGCACTCATCAGCTTCGTCCATGAATGTCTGTTTGTTTCTTACCCAAAAGTTCGCGGTCGCATAAGGCGCAATCATGCCGTAGATATCACCGTCCAAcacctcgtcgtcgtccagTCTACAGAGTCAGCATACACCTAGGCCAACCGGCGGCAACTTACGTCTTCTGGTCGGCATAGACCTTGAAGTCAGGGTAGATCTTGAACTTCATCCGGACAATAACGCCGAGTAGACCGAGCGAGGTGGACGCAGCGAGCCactcgtcgctgtcgtcgcGCTCGAGGTGACGGAGCTCGCCGTTGCCATCGATGATATCCAGCGACAGCACCCCCGAGGCGACCATCGAGTCTTCGCGAATGGAGGAGCGATGGGCACCCATGGCGACGCAGCCAGCCAGGGTGATGTTCCAGTTGACCAAGGTATAGCCGGCCTGGACAGTTAGTTTACAGTAAAGCGTCTACGGAGAGAGCGTACCGATGCGCCTCGCTCGTGCAGGTAGTCCGCCAGCTGGAGAAAGGTGACGCCGGCCTCGATGATGACAGTTCCAGcatcgagatcgagatcATAGATCTTGTTGACATTCTCCGTCTGGATAATCACCGTGTTGGGGTCGTCGGAGCACATGGTGTCGTACCACATGTGTGCCTTGCCGGACGCGCGCACCTGCTGGCCGGCGTCGATGGCATCGTGGATGAGCGACTGGATCTCATCTACAGTTTCTGGGGTCTTGACAGCAGCGACCTCGTTGCAGGCAGGGAAGCCAGGGCCATCGAAGGTGTTGTAGGGCTCTCCCACCACGAGCGGGAGGGCAAACAGAGACAAGGCCAGGCGCATTGTAAACTCGGCCGACTCtggctttgcttttgctggcTTGGGTGTTCAGCAAAACTTATAGCGAGATTCAGGAGATCCGACTGTCACATTCAGGATGCGACCGAGGCAGAAGAGCGACAATCGCAGCTTCCTTTGGCCGCCCAGAAAAGCCAAGGGACTAAGTCCAGGGCCATCAGGATCGTCGTTGAGGAGTGCGGAGTgacagcgaggaagaagatcctgGTCATTCATGTCTGCATATGAATGTATGCTGCACTGTAGTTAATGTATTTAATGTATATATTAGTTCATGTATTTAATGCGAATGTCTCCAACTGCTTACCAAGCCGACGTCATGGTcgtaactatatatattcccAGTAACATTAAACAATCAAATATTATCGTTGAACATTAAACAACATGCCAGACACAGGAGCACAGAAACCAGACAACGCTGGATCGTGTCTCTGCGAGGCCGTCAAATTCAAGCTGTATGGGAAGCCCCTGCAGTGCGCGGTGTGCCACTGCGACAGCTGCCAGCAGTTCAGCGGGTCGGCGTTTATGGTTAACTGCTGGTATAACCAGGAGGTATTCTCTTAATCTGGGTTATTTATTCATGAGTTATAGCTAACAGGACAGAATAGAATGTCCAAATCGTCCGCGGAGATACCCTGGCCACATTCCACGAAGGCGGCACCAGCAGTGGCTCAACGATGCGTCGCTCGTTCTGCAGGGCGTGTGGATCCAGCGTGTTCCAGCAGACCGGCGACTTGTACGAAGCTGGCATAGTCTCCGTGGCCAGTGGGACGATGCTCGATCGCAGTGAAGCTATCCCCAGCCTCGAGGTCTGGTGCCGGAACAGGCGGCCCTGGCTGGCTCTCACGCATTCGGGAGAAACGAAGGAGACCCAATAGGAATATGCGGATGGTAAGGATGGCTCTATATAATATGACTAAATAGTAAATACACTGTAATATGAACGAATGTCGGATGCCGTCCATCTTTGCATCTCCGCGGAGAATCATGACCTCATAAACCTTccacttctcttcttccctctcaTTCAATCAAAATTTTATTCCTATTTATCCAACATGCTGAATATCTCCAGACAAACGGCGCGAACAGCACCGCGTCTCTGTCGACGCGCATATGCGACCGCCGCCCTCTCCCcccagcagaagcagatcgTCAAGGCCACGATTCCAGCCCTTGAAC
This is a stretch of genomic DNA from Aspergillus puulaauensis MK2 DNA, chromosome 8, nearly complete sequence. It encodes these proteins:
- a CDS encoding GFA family protein (COG:S;~EggNog:ENOG410PS03;~InterPro:IPR011057,IPR006913;~PFAM:PF04828;~go_function: GO:0016846 - carbon-sulfur lyase activity [Evidence IEA]), coding for MPDTGAQKPDNAGSCLCEAVKFKLYGKPLQCAVCHCDSCQQFSGSAFMVNCWYNQENVQIVRGDTLATFHEGGTSSGSTMRRSFCRACGSSVFQQTGDLYEAGIVSVASGTMLDRSEAIPSLEVWCRNRRPWLALTHSGETKETQ
- a CDS encoding Zn(II)2Cys6 transcription factor domain-containing protein (COG:K;~EggNog:ENOG410PNYA;~InterPro:IPR001138,IPR036864;~go_function: GO:0000981 - DNA-binding transcription factor activity, RNA polymerase II-specific [Evidence IEA];~go_function: GO:0008270 - zinc ion binding [Evidence IEA];~go_process: GO:0006355 - regulation of transcription, DNA-templated [Evidence IEA]), producing the protein MGRRTDSESAHSQDTLERKRTAKACDRCRLKKTKVRSKTLGGNIVKWILQCRGSQPCDRCTLDNAICTFDRSRKVCQRTYPKGYVELLEKQQDVLVCGLQKLYAIACDGGLRTKPVENTQDGRPLTTDILSWLGEFDTGKQSPFCDTEGLKQLILDQGNSTSTTAEDFEWTSELSCSVQYRTDEDAMAKTVEVPDYDSESMSFTDGFYCDPGMDLGMDWDRELFWPSNSLT
- a CDS encoding fungal specific transcription factor domain-containing protein (COG:K;~EggNog:ENOG410PKDN;~InterPro:IPR007219;~PFAM:PF04082;~TransMembrane:1 (o461-482i);~go_function: GO:0003677 - DNA binding [Evidence IEA];~go_function: GO:0008270 - zinc ion binding [Evidence IEA];~go_process: GO:0006351 - transcription, DNA-templated [Evidence IEA]), whose product is MNLKERLDERQRSDIEASHAYIQSHLPLRFSSSNEPQASESNLPLSTHTYVGTASDTHFFNTIKHAMSANLETSKYRPDTERYDQPDSLRGIPRIRKPLKLPSAKLCHQYLDIFFSTIHCAFPFLSRSTVEERLERISADGASDIDPSWTAQLSFLFAIGACYTSLTESARLDDIPHQQYFAQGLLFFDEMYSNSSLQNVSLILTQCFYLLATCQTDRAWNILGLAIRMAQSLGLHVGASQWGTVEEINPQVQEERRRVWFSLYILDRLLALQLGRPVGIQQADFHVELASRAEDIRRINSQYSDEPGVASSMDYFLSLIEFSHIVGRVNTELYQPVEAELSSKKLLFSTASLDWDLVQWKDHLPHHLRFDLGHTLERSLVFRRQRNMFAIKYHHLRALIHRPFLCMSRLHQSSRLFGELFQHNRSRIDEAELICITEAQEMAHLLHNIPDERSLVHDFPWWQMISCLICASSILVVAATFFEPSPASTSSELRTKTFDEDAETCLKVFEALSTNSKAAFCAKSMLKSLQQLKVKSKVRRVENEPAQTSVKSAITSSSSKLGNPPGDLNLWQQWPSEISDTMQWSAQYLDLPQDYLPNFEFGLQEPGWQSQPDNSGLWHDSC
- a CDS encoding uncharacterized protein (COG:V;~EggNog:ENOG410PHYI;~InterPro:IPR006094,IPR036318,IPR016169,IPR016166, IPR016167,IPR007173;~PFAM:PF01565;~SECRETED:SignalP(1-15);~go_component: GO:0016020 - membrane [Evidence IEA];~go_function: GO:0003885 - D-arabinono-1,4-lactone oxidase activity [Evidence IEA];~go_function: GO:0016491 - oxidoreductase activity [Evidence IEA];~go_function: GO:0050660 - flavin adenine dinucleotide binding [Evidence IEA];~go_function: GO:0071949 - FAD binding [Evidence IEA];~go_process: GO:0055114 - oxidation-reduction process [Evidence IEA]), giving the protein MRLALSLFALPLVVGEPYNTFDGPGFPACNEVAAVKTPETVDEIQSLIHDAIDAGQQVRASGKAHMWYDTMCSDDPNTVIIQTENVNKIYDLDLDAGTVIIEAGVTFLQLADYLHERGASAGYTLVNWNITLAGCVAMGAHRSSIREDSMVASGVLSLDIIDGNGELRHLERDDSDEWLAASTSLGLLGVIVRMKFKIYPDFKVYADQKTLDDDEVLDGDIYGMIAPYATANFWWWPYKRKFHWRYYDVVDNDINEQQGFQNTFSVTPLEASAIKALWNSGKYLATSNMLAEEILFGQWESPNFREKTTNKDISEWPVYGWNYDVLIGGLYPDQKPVWEHGLNGDTLELAFPVTQANAVLKRARELFDDELKKGLVMTSTYRSGINIKFGRPYFDLLGQVTYNTSDGADWTKGAIMFDFPSYKPSVGDGSRFNEPFYETFVKALVKEFPCRPHWTKNTREVFELAKINLDKDHLARFKAVREKFDPKGLYRSVVGEIIGVYD